In Spirosoma sp. KUDC1026, the sequence TTACGTAATTTCGGGATTGAGATTGATTCCATTCAGGCCTCCATCGGGCCAACGGTAACCCTATACGAGATCATCCCGGCGAAGGGAGTCCGGATTTCGAAGATCAAAGGGCTGGTCGATGATATTGCGCTAAGCCTGTCGGCACTGGGCATCCGGATCATCGCGCCCATGCCGGGCATGGGTACCATCGGGATTGAGGTGCCGAACAAAAATCGGGAGATGGTATCGATGCGGTCGGTCATCACGAGCGATGTGTTTGCCAACAGCAAGTTCGATTTGCCCGTCGTATTGGGCAAAACGATCTCCAACGAAATCTTCATTGCTGATTTGGCCAAAATGCCTCACCTGCTTATGGCCGGCGCCACGGGTCAGGGTAAGTCGGTGGGTTTGAACGTACTGCTCACTTCGCTGATCTACAAAAAGCACCCTTCGCAGCTGAAACTGGTGCTGGTCGATCCAAAGAAGGTAGAGTTAACTCTCTTCAATAAGCTGGAGCGGCATTTCCTGGCCAAATTGCCTGACGCCGACGAACCCATCATTACCGATACCAAGAAGGTTGTCAATACGCTCAATTCGCTTTGTATCGAGATGGACAACCGCTACAACCTGCTGAAAGATGCTGGTTGCCGCAATTTAAAGGAGTACAATGCCAAATTCGTCAAACGGCAACTGAACCCCGAAAAAGGGCATAAATACCTTCCTTATATTGTCCTGATCATCGATGAGCTGGCCGATCTGATGATGACGGCCGGGAAGGAAGTCGAGCAGCCCATTGCCCGACTGGCGCAGCTGGCGCGGGCTATCGGGATTCACCTGGTAGTGGCGACGCAGCGTCCCTCAGTAAACGTCATTACGGGTTTGATTAAGGCTAACTTCCCGGCCCGGCTATCGTTCAAGGTAACGTCAAAAATTGACTCCCGGACGATTCTGGATACGGGTGGTGCCGAACAGCTGGTGGGCATGGGCGATATGCTCTTGTCATCCAATTCGGACCTAATCCGTCTCCAGTGTCCCTTTGTCGATACGAATGAGATTGAAGATCTCTGCGATTTCGTGGGTGGACAGCGTGGTTACGAAGACGCGTATCATCTGCCCGAGTTCGTGGGTGACGATGGTGGTCAGTCCGAAGAAAAAGACGTTGACCTGGATAACCGCGACCCCATGTTCGACGAAGCGGCCCGGCTGATCGTCATTCACCAGCAGGGCAGTACGTCGCTGATTCAGCGAAAGCTCAAGCTCGGCTACAACCGCGCGGGTCGCCTGATCGATCAGCTGGAAGCCGCCCGCATCGTCGGTCCATTCGAAGGCAGCAAAGCCCGCGACGTACTGGTCAACGATCTGCAAACGCTGGAAGAAATATTGAAACAGCTGTAAATCAATCGCGTAGCAAAACACAGCCTACTTCTTAAACTTTTCGCCCTGTTTTTGGTCTAACTGATGCATCAGTTAACAAAACAGGGCGAACGGCTATCCGGGCGGATCGCCACTTAGTCTATTCTTTTCACGAATGAAAAATCTTGCATACATATTGGGCTTGGCATTACTGATAGCCAGCCCGGCCTTTGCGCAGAAAGACAAAAAGGCGCAGACCATTCTGGACGCAATGAGCCAGAAATATAAATCATTGAACTCCTACAAAGCGGCCTTTTCGTACACCGGAGCCGAATCCTACAAAGGTGACCTGACCGTTAAAAACGAGAAATTCCGGCTTGCTATGGGTGATCAGGAAGTATTCAGTGATGGAAAAACGATGTCGACCTTCATTAAGGAAACGAACGAACTGAATATACAGGATCAGGAAAAGGGCGCCAGCGAGCTGAACCCCACCCAGATTTACAACCTGTACAAAAAAGGTTTCGACTATAAATTTGTCAGGGAGCAGAAACAGGGCGGTCGCACGATGGAAATCATTCAGCTGACACCGAACAAAAAGAAAATCAACGTAGCGTCGGTGCAGCTCGCGATTGACAAAGCCGACAAGTCAATCCGTAACTGGTTGATCACCGACAAAAACGGCAAGAAGTCAACCTACACCATCACCTC encodes:
- a CDS encoding FtsK/SpoIIIE family DNA translocase is translated as MAQPTTSPRQNTLRQPATERPRGNSPRTNRDTQSPPPRAPKPSSDWAINFNRIRSDQRSSLILGVLFMGLGVGLLIAFVSYLLHGPADQSVVGAALTEPLAESGTETRNLLGLVGASVAHVFVFRWFGVGALALPFIPFLAGYKLTLQRELLPLNRTTMGLIFTAVWTSLLLGYIVLVTDSAETGSVWCGGIGYEINVALHSLFGWGNLAIILFLLFIFLVYFADIRSWKLPKFSVAKRPRFSPEADSTLQTYDETYDETEEDVTPADRYADPEDEDDDTPIVPRTTAPINQFIRHDVDPEPEPFVEPPVSEPEPPVTVYPGPTPNAVPTAVKSNGVTLTIKNRDADDDVAVAPAEPVDVTPTFDVDLPDDNDLVAQHGLYDSTLDLPQYQPPTTDLLTDYQNNRKAQVSDDELTANKEKIETTLRNFGIEIDSIQASIGPTVTLYEIIPAKGVRISKIKGLVDDIALSLSALGIRIIAPMPGMGTIGIEVPNKNREMVSMRSVITSDVFANSKFDLPVVLGKTISNEIFIADLAKMPHLLMAGATGQGKSVGLNVLLTSLIYKKHPSQLKLVLVDPKKVELTLFNKLERHFLAKLPDADEPIITDTKKVVNTLNSLCIEMDNRYNLLKDAGCRNLKEYNAKFVKRQLNPEKGHKYLPYIVLIIDELADLMMTAGKEVEQPIARLAQLARAIGIHLVVATQRPSVNVITGLIKANFPARLSFKVTSKIDSRTILDTGGAEQLVGMGDMLLSSNSDLIRLQCPFVDTNEIEDLCDFVGGQRGYEDAYHLPEFVGDDGGQSEEKDVDLDNRDPMFDEAARLIVIHQQGSTSLIQRKLKLGYNRAGRLIDQLEAARIVGPFEGSKARDVLVNDLQTLEEILKQL
- a CDS encoding LolA family protein gives rise to the protein MKNLAYILGLALLIASPAFAQKDKKAQTILDAMSQKYKSLNSYKAAFSYTGAESYKGDLTVKNEKFRLAMGDQEVFSDGKTMSTFIKETNELNIQDQEKGASELNPTQIYNLYKKGFDYKFVREQKQGGRTMEIIQLTPNKKKINVASVQLAIDKADKSIRNWLITDKNGKKSTYTITSFTPNVNVPDTYFVFDKAKHPGVEVVDLR